Proteins encoded by one window of Lathyrus oleraceus cultivar Zhongwan6 chromosome 1, CAAS_Psat_ZW6_1.0, whole genome shotgun sequence:
- the LOC127084016 gene encoding anthocyanidin 3-O-glucosyltransferase 7 — MTISSSENKHVVVYVFPFGSHPIPLLNLILKLAHASPNTFFSFIGTQQSNQPLFTKPNIPNNIKFFNIHDGVPEGHVLGFHPVEKVNLFLQAAPQNLQNGIDLAVADTKQKVTCIIADAFVVPSLVIAQKLNVPWIPVWPPLSCSLSAHFHTDFIRQKCAENNARDRSFDFLRGLYKMRVEDLPEDIINCGDGEETLFSKTLASLGEVLPKAKAVVMNFFEELDPPLFVEDMRSKLQNMLYVGFLTLSIPLPPLPPSENDETGCLSWLDKQKSTSVVYVSFGTTVTPPPHELVALAEALEESGFPFLWSLKDHLKGVLPEGFLERTSDIGKIVPWVPQTQVLGHDSVGVFVTHCGCNSVFESISNGVPMICRPFFGDHGMTGRMVEDIWEIGVKIEGGVFTKNGLLKSLNLILVKEEGKKMRENAQKVKKTVLDAAGPNGKAAQDLKALVEIVSS, encoded by the coding sequence ATGACAATCTCATCGTCTGAGAACAAACATGTCGTAGTTTATGTTTTTCCCTTTGGTAGCCATCCAATTCCACTCTTAAACCTTATCCTCAAACTAGCACATGCTTCCCCAAACACATTTTTCTCATTCATTGGCACCCAACAATCTAATCAACCTCTTTTTACAAAACCAAACATCCCAAATAACATCAAATTTTTCAATATTCATGATGGTGTTCCAGAGGGTCATGTACTTGGTTTCCACCCAGTTGAAAAAGTCAACCTTTTTCTTCAAGCTGCTCCTCAAAATCTCCAAAATGGAATAGATTTAGCAGTTGCTGATACAAAACAGAAAGTTACATGTATCATTGCTGATGCTTTTGTTGTTCCTTCTCTTGTTATAGCTCAGAAACTCAATGTTCCATGGATTCCTGTTTGGCCTCCTTTATCCTGCTCTCTTTCTGCACATTTTCATACTGATTTTATACGTCAAAAATGTGCTGAGAACAATGCTAGAGATAGATCTTTTGATTTCCTTCGAGGTTTGTATAAGATGAGAGTTGAAGATTTGCCTGAAGATATCATCAACTGTGGTGATGGTGAAGAGACACTATTTTCAAAGACACTTGCTTCATTAGGTGAAGTGTTGCCTAAAGCTAAAGCAGTGGTTATGAATTTCTTTGAGGAATTAGATCCACCTTTGTTTGTTGAGGATATGAGATCGAAGTTGCAGAATATGCTTTATGTTGGTTTTCTCACTCTTTCAATTCCTCTACCACCTTTGCCACCATCTGAGAATGATGAAACCGGTTGTCTGTCATGGTTGGACAAACAGAAAAGTACATCAGTAGTTTATGTTAGCTTTGGAACTACAGTGACACCACCTCCACATGAGCTTGTTGCATTGGCAGAGGCATTGGAAGAAAGTGGATTTCCATTTCTTTGGTCACTAAAGGATCATTTGAAAGGAGTTTTGCCAGAAGGGTTTCTTGAGAGGACTAGTGATATTGGGAAAATTGTTCCTTGGGTGCCTCAAACTCAAGTTTTGGGACATGATTCTGTGGGAGTGTTTGTGACACACTGTGGATGTAATTCAGTTTTTGAAAGTATTTCAAATGGGGTGCCTATGATATGTAGGCCTTTTTTTGGAGATCATGGAATGACAGGAAGAATGGTGGAAGATATCTGGGAGATTGGTGTGAAGATTGAAGGGGGGGTGTTTACTAAAAATGGATTGTTGAAGAGTTTGAATCTGATTCTTGTGAAGGAAGAGGGAAAGAAAATGAGAGAGAATGCTCAAAAGGTGAAAAAGACAGTGCTAGATGCAGCTGGACCAAATGGTAAAGCAGCACAAGATTTGAAGGCTTTGGTGGAAATAGTTTCTAGCTAG
- the LOC127084004 gene encoding anthocyanidin 3-O-glucosyltransferase 7 isoform X1 produces the protein MTISSSENKHVAVYVFPFGSHPVPLLNLVLKLAHASPNTFFSFIGTQQSNQPLFTKPNIPNNIKFFSIHDGVPEGHVLGFHPVEKVNLFLQAAPQNLQNGIDLAVADTKQKVTCIIADAFVVPSLVIAQKLNVPWIPVWPPLSCSLSAHFHTDFIRQKCAENNARDRSFDFLRGLYKMRVEDLPEDIINCGDGEETLFSKTLASLGEVLPKAKAVVMNFFEELDPPLFVEDMRSKLQNMLYVGFLTLSIPLPPLPPSENDETGCLSWLDKQKSTSVVYVSFGTTVTPPPHELVALAEALEESGFPFLWSLKDHLKGVLPEGFLERTSDIGKIVPWVPQTQVLGHDSVGVFVTHCGCNSVFESISNGVPMICRPFFGDHGMTGRMVEDIWEIGVKIEGGVFTKNGLLKSLNLILVKEEGKKMRENAQKVKKTVLDAAGPNGKAAQDLKALVEIVSS, from the coding sequence CTTGTCCTCAAACTAGCACATGCTTCCCCAAACACATTTTTCTCATTCATTGGCACCCAACAATCTAATCAACCTCTTTTTACAAAACCAAACATCCCAAATAACATCAAATTTTTTAGTATTCATGATGGTGTTCCAGAGGGTCATGTACTTGGTTTCCACCCAGTTGAAAAAGTCAACCTTTTTCTTCAAGCTGCTCCTCAAAATCTCCAAAATGGAATAGATTTAGCAGTTGCTGATACAAAACAGAAAGTTACATGTATCATTGCTGATGCTTTTGTTGTTCCTTCTCTTGTTATAGCTCAGAAACTCAATGTTCCATGGATTCCTGTTTGGCCTCCTTTATCCTGCTCTCTTTCTGCACATTTTCATACTGATTTTATACGTCAAAAATGTGCTGAGAACAATGCTAGAGATAGATCTTTTGATTTCCTTCGAGGTTTGTATAAGATGAGAGTTGAAGATTTGCCTGAAGATATCATCAACTGTGGTGATGGTGAAGAGACACTATTTTCAAAGACACTTGCTTCATTAGGTGAAGTGTTGCCTAAAGCTAAAGCAGTGGTTATGAATTTCTTTGAGGAATTAGATCCACCTTTGTTTGTTGAGGATATGAGATCGAAGTTGCAGAATATGCTTTATGTTGGTTTTCTCACTCTTTCAATTCCTCTACCACCTTTGCCACCATCTGAGAATGATGAAACCGGTTGTCTGTCATGGTTGGACAAACAGAAAAGTACATCAGTAGTTTATGTTAGCTTTGGAACTACAGTGACACCACCTCCACATGAGCTTGTTGCATTGGCAGAGGCATTGGAAGAAAGTGGATTTCCATTTCTTTGGTCACTAAAGGATCATTTGAAAGGAGTTTTGCCAGAAGGGTTTCTTGAGAGGACTAGTGATATTGGGAAAATTGTTCCTTGGGTGCCTCAAACTCAAGTTTTGGGACATGATTCTGTGGGAGTGTTTGTGACACACTGTGGATGTAATTCAGTTTTTGAAAGTATTTCAAATGGGGTGCCTATGATATGTAGGCCTTTTTTTGGAGATCATGGAATGACAGGAAGAATGGTGGAAGATATCTGGGAGATTGGTGTGAAGATTGAAGGGGGGGTGTTTACTAAAAATGGATTGTTGAAGAGTTTGAATCTGATTCTTGTGAAGGAAGAGGGAAAGAAAATGAGAGAGAATGCTCAAAAGGTGAAAAAGACAGTGCTAGATGCAGCTGGACCAAATGGTAAAGCAGCACAAGATTTGAAGGCTTTGGTGGAAATAGTTTCTAGCTAG